In Drosophila subpulchrella strain 33 F10 #4 breed RU33 chromosome 3R, RU_Dsub_v1.1 Primary Assembly, whole genome shotgun sequence, the following are encoded in one genomic region:
- the LOC119557369 gene encoding pH-sensitive chloride channel 2, with product MTNRRMDILGIFVLIISCLGLSSASGVLLGDLQQNLAANGSVVLSPLNTSDAFSVSINLSQSTVNNCPSLANAESMPQMELLTRLTAGCRYDRMVPPVVYNEDGEQVPMDIYARFYIYVMKNLDSSDLQFLVQGLLQLRYLDPRLAFSSYLPKRRQPIMGETDLKKLLWVPHIFLTNEEASTVLGTSAKDELTTIYPNGTVLTSTRLQATLYCWMNFQKFPFDEQKCTTILESWMYNTTLVQLHWETNNPVSFDKQLQLTEYNLIGSLYNESIRVSNGSYMTHGSLEGNYSIISFTVLLTREVGYYVIDYFLPSIMIVTISWVSFWLQADQTPARTTLGCTTLLSFITLSLSQENDLMKVSYVTMSEVWFLVCTIFIFGSLVEFAFVNTIWRRNNDLQLKKRTTKYIVKSTFVPNLKKHRRHGYRRTDSTMSTMSTASMDRSCGPNNTVITIETPIIIGGSLSREDSAISLDEQDGTSTSSSGDSTKEKPAQTFATMTPKEVSLWIDRKMRFVFPLSFIVFNALFWTLVYCL from the exons ATGACTAACCGGAGAATGGATATTCTTGGAATTTTCGTACTCATCATCAGCTGCTTGGGATTATCAAGTGCGTCCGGAGTGCTCTTGGGCGACCTTCAGCAGAACTTGG CTGCCAATGGATCGGTTGTGCTGTCCCCTTTGAACACTTCGGATGCCTTTAGTGTGTCCATTAACCTATCCCAATCGACCGTCAACAATTGTCCTTCGCTGGCGAATGCTGAATCCATGCCGCAAATGGAGTTGCTGACGCGTTTAACTGCAGGTTGTCGCTATGACAGGATGGTTCCACCCGTCGTGTACAACGAGGATGGTGAACAGGTCCCCATGGACATCTATGCCCGGTTCTACATATATGTGATGAAGAACCTGGACTCGAGTGATCTGCAGTTCTTGGTGCAGGGACTGCTGCAGTTGAGGTACTTGGATCCGCGACTGGCCTTCTCTAGCTACCTTCCCAAACGGAGGCAGCCAATAATGGGGGAAACGGACCTGAAGAAGCTGCTCTGGGTGCCCCATATATTCCTGACCAACGAAGAGGCCTCCACCGTTTTGGGCACCAGCGCCAAGGACGAGCTGACCACCATATATCCGAATGGCACGGTCTTGACTTCCACCAGGCTGCAGGCCACCCTGTACTGCTGGATGAACTTCCAGAAGTTTCCGTTCGACGAGCAAAAGTGCACTACGATCCTGGAAAGTTGGATGTACAACACCACGCTGGTGCAACTCCACTGGGAGACCAATAACCCAGTGTCCTTCGACAAACAACTTCAGCTGACGGAGTACAACCTGATTGGTTCCCTGTACAACGAATCCATCAGGGTCTCCAATGGATCCTACATGACCCACGGTTCTCTGGAGGGCAACTACAGCATCATTAGCTTCACTGTCTTGCTGACCCGAGAAGTGGGCTACTACGTGATTGACTACTTTTTACCCTCGATCATGATAGTGACCATCTCGTGGGTGTCCTTCTGGCTGCAAGCAGATCAAACTCCGGCTAGAACCACCCTGGGTTGCACCACTCTGCTGTCCTTTATCACTCTGTCCCTATCCCAGGAGAACGATCTGATGAAGGTGAGCTATGTGACCATGTCGGAGGTGTGGTTCCTAGTCTGCACCATCTTTATTTTCGGCAGCCTAGTGGAGTTCGCCTTTGTGAACACCATTTGGAGGAGGAACAATGATCTGCAGCTGAAAAAGCGAACCACCAAGTACATTGTCAAGTCCACTTTTGTGCCGAATCTAAAGAAGCATCGTCGACATGGTTATCGAAGGACCGATAGCACCATGAGTACCATGAGCACCGCCAGCATGGACAGGTCCTGTGGCCCCAACAACACAGTGATCACCATAGAGACCCCTATCATTATAGGAGGCAGTCTCAGTCGCGAGGATTCAGCCATCAGTCTCGACGAGCAAGATGGGACCTCCACTTCGTCGTCCGGTGATTCCACCAAGGAGAAGCCCGCCCAGACCTTCGCCACCATGACGCCCAAGGAGGTGTCCCTGTGGATCGACCGAAAGATGCGCTTCGTCTTTCCCCTGTCCTTCATCGTCTTCAATGCCCTTTTCTGGACCCTGGTCTACTGCCTTTGA